The following are encoded in a window of Geotrypetes seraphini chromosome 5, aGeoSer1.1, whole genome shotgun sequence genomic DNA:
- the PYROXD1 gene encoding pyridine nucleotide-disulfide oxidoreductase domain-containing protein 1 yields MADGPPLVVAGGGIAGVTCAEQLALLFPSRQVLLLTASPLIKAVTNFKQLSKALEEFQVEEQASTVLESRHANIQVIQSAVRRLESAEHQLWTEDGRQHHYEKLCVCTGARPKLISDGNPYVLGIRDTDSVQEFQKHLAKARRVAVVGNGGIALELVYEIEGCEVIWAIKDKAIGNTFFDAGAAEFLIPKLAVEKPEVPVACKRTKYTTEGKSETEQKVGRKGEDTELGSALGPDWHEGLKLKACKEFSHKVHIETLCEVKKIYLHEEFKQLSDVSLAFPNGEDDEQNTKLDQELWPVYIELTNGKIYGCDFIVSATGVLPNVQPFLSGNNFVVAEDGGLKVDDHMCTSIDHVYAAGDVCTASWKHSPFWQQMRLWTQARQMGWYAAKCIAADICGEPIELDFCFELFAHITKFFNYKVVLLGKFNGQGLGSDHDLMLRCTKGYEYVKVVMQNGRMMGAVLIGETDLDETFENLILNQMDLSAYGEDLLDPNIDIEDYFD; encoded by the coding sequence ATGGCTGACGGTCCGCCGCTGGTGGTAGCAGGAGGCGGGATCGCCGGAGTGACCTGTGCCGAGCAGCTGGCGCTGCTTTTTCCATCCCGCCAGGTACTCCTGCTGACGGCGTCGCCCCTAATCAAAGCCGTGACTAACTTCAAGCAGCTCTCCAAGGCGTTGGAGGAGTTCCAGGTGGAGGAGCAGGCGAGCACCGTGCTGGAGAGCCGCCATGCCAACATTCAGGTGATCCAGTCGGCCGTTAGGCGGTTGGAGAGCGCGGAGCACCAGTTGTGGACGGAGGATGGCCGGCAACACCACTACGAGAAGCTCTGCGTCTGTACGGGCGCTAGGCCCAAGTTAATTTCCGACGGAAACCCCTATGTGCTGGGGATCCGTGACACGGACAGCGTCCAGGAATTCCAGAAGCACCTCGCAAAAGCGAGACGCGTGGCAGTGGTGGGAAACGGGGGCATCGCGCTGGAGTTGGTGTACGAAATCGAAGGATGTGAGGTGATCTGGGCCATCAAGGACAAAGCAATTGGTAACACTTTCTTCGACGCGGGGGCGGCTGAGTTCTTGATTCCAAAGCTGGCGGTGGAAAAGCCGGAGGTTCCCGTTGCTTGCAAAAGAACCAAATATACAACGGAGGGCAAATCAGAAACTGAACAAAAAgtagggagaaaaggagaggatACTGAACTGGGCAGTGCTTTGGGTCCCGATTGGCATGAAGGTTTAAAATTGAAAGCTTGTAAGGAGTTTTCCCATAAAGTTCACATAGAGACCTTGTGTGAAGTAAAGAAGATATATCTCCATGAAGAATTTAAGCAATTAAGTGACGTGTCTTTGGCTTTTCCTAATGGTGAAGATGATGAGCAGAATACAAAGTTAGATCAGGAGCTATGGCCAGTCTATATTGAGTTGACCAATGGGAAGATATATGGCTGCGATTTCATTGTGAGCGCAACTGGAGTTTTACCAAATGTTCAGCCTTTTCTGAGTGGCAACAATTTTGTTGTAGCAGAAGATGGAGGCCTAAAGGTGGATGACCATATGTGTACTTCGATAGATCACGTATATGCAGCAGGTGATGTCTGCACAGCTTCTTGGAAACATAGCCCATTCTGGCAACAGATGAGGCTGTGGACTCAGGCTAGACAGATGGGATGGTATGCAGCTAAATGCATTGCAGCAGATATATGTGGTGAACCTATTGAACTGGATTTCTGCTTTGAACTCTTTGCTCATATCACTAAATTTTTTAATTACAAGGTAGTTCTGTTGGGAAAATTCAATGGCCAGGGTTTGGGTTCCGATCATGACTTAATGCTGCGATGTACCAAAGGGTATGAATATGTTAAAGTGGTTATGCAAAATGGACGAATGATGGGGGCTGTGTTGATTGGGGAAACAGACTTAGatgagacatttgaaaatttaattttaaatcagATGGATCTTTCTGCGTATGGAGAAGATCTTTTGGATCCAAACATTGACATAGAAGATTATTTTGATTAA